Proteins co-encoded in one Artemia franciscana chromosome 10, ASM3288406v1, whole genome shotgun sequence genomic window:
- the LOC136031772 gene encoding glycogen [starch] synthase-like, translated as MDPVSSTQNQDITEHVKCQENCQHPSNVKSHVWTFECAWEVANKVGGIYTVIRSKTGLSVEMMKNQYVLLGPYKGKSSREEIDEFEFSPGPLYDAVCKIRDAGLQVHTGTWLVDGNPVVILFDIASASNKMNYYKQELFEKTNIGIPDSDVESNDSVLFGFMVAQFLAEFSNILTTIEADSSKIVCHFHEWLSGIGLIMLRLWEIKVATVFTTHATLLGRYLCAGSTDFYNNLNNFNIDIEAGNRQIYQRYCLERAAAHMAHVFTTVSDITAMEAECLLKRKPDVITPNGLNIKRFSALHEFQNLHAINKEKIHDFVRGHFYGHLDFDLTKTLYFFIAGRYEFGNKGVDIFIESLARLNHLMKESGTDVTVLAFIILPAKTNNFNVESLKGQAVAKSLKDTIENVQKNIGKKLFELCLSGQMPESDDLLSKDDVVRLKRCLFASHRSLPPPITTHNIAQDDTDQVLNALRRCQLLNNSWDRVKVVFHPEFLSSTNPLFNLDYEEFIRGCNLGVFPSYYEPWGYTPAECTVMGIPSITTNLSGFGCFMADHIADPESYGIHIVDRQNISLDESINQLTRYMLNFTLLTERQRVIQRNRTERLSEILDWENLFIYYKRARLMALSTVYSDTVLDNEEGSSLARQPHPVSEPESSRPVTTTVLGSQDEVDNEKELEELGNRASRNI; from the coding sequence ATGGATCCAGTCAGCTCAACTCAAAATCAAGACATAACAGAGCACGTCAAATGTCAAGAGAACTGCCAACATCCTTCAAATGTAAAATCTCATGTTTGGACCTTTGAATGCGCATGGGAGGTGGCTAATAAAGTTGGAGGAATATACACTGTCATCCGTTCTAAGACCGGTCTCTCTGTTGAAATGATGAAAAACCAATATGTCCTCCTTGGCCCTTATAAAGGGAAATCTTCTAGAGAAGAGATAGATGAGTTTGAGTTTTCTCCAGGTCCTCTATATGATGCTGTTTGCAAGATTCGTGATGCAGGGCTGCAAGTACATACTGGAACTTGGCTTGTAGACGGAAATCCTGTGGTAATACTATTTGATATCGCTTCAGCATCGAATAAAATGAACTATTATAAGCAGGAGCTTtttgagaaaacaaatattggCATTCCAGACTCTGATGTGGAATCAAACGATTCAGTTTTATTTGGCTTTATGGTAGCACAGTTTCTGGCTGAATTTAGTAATATCTTAACTACAATTGAAGCTGATTCTTCAAAAATAGTGTGCCACTTCCATGAGTGGTTATCTGGAATAGGTCTAATTATGCTGCGGCTATGGGAAATAAAAGTAGCAACAGTATTCACAACCCACGCAACACTCCTTGGGCGCTACTTGTGCGCTGGCAGCACAGATTTTTATAATAATCTGAACAATTTTAACATTGATATCGAAGCTGGAAATCGGCAGATATATCAAAGATACTGTTTGGAAAGAGCTGCTGCACACATGGCACATGTTTTTACAACTGTGTCAGATATAACAGCAATGGAAGCTGAATGTCTGTTAAAACGAAAGCCAGATGTAATAACACCAAATGGTCTAAATATCAAGAGATTCAGTGCACTACACGAATTTCAGAACCTTCACGCAATTAACAAGGAAAAGATTCATGATTTCGTCCGAGGCCATTTTTATGGTCATCTCGATTTTGATTTAACTAAGAccctctatttttttattgccgGAAGATACGAATTTGGCAACAAAGGAGTTGATATTTTTATCGAAAGTCTGGCGAGACTTAACCACTTGATGAAAGAATCCGGTACTGATGTGACAGTGCTTGCGTTTATTATTCTTCCAGCCAAGACCAACAACTTCAATGTTGAAAGTTTAAAAGGACAGGCAGTTGCAAAAAGCTTAAAGGATACTATAGAAAATGTCCAAAAGAATATTGGCaagaaattatttgaattatgtTTGAGTGGCCAAATGCCTGAATCTGACGACCTCCTTTCTAAAGATGACGTTGTCCGTCTTAAACGATGCTTGTTTGCCAGCCATCGGTCCCTCCCACCACCAATCACTACACACAATATTGCTCAGGATGATACAGATCAAGTACTTAATGCACTCAGACGATGTCAGCTTCTGAATAATTCCTGGGATCGGGTAAAGGTTGTCTTTCACCCTGAGTTTCTTTCGTCAACTAATCCTCTCTTTAATCTGGACTACGAAGAATTTATTCGAGGATGTAATCTTGGCGTTTTCCCCAGCTATTATGAACCATGGGGATATACTCCTGCCGAGTGCACAGTCATGGGAATTCCGTCGATTACGACAAATCTCTCTGGTTTTGGATGTTTCATGGCTGATCATATTGCAGACCCTGAAAGCTATGGTATACATATTGTAGACCGTCAAAACATAAGTCTTGACGAGTCAATTAATCAGCTCACCAGGTACATGTTGAACTTTACACTTTTGACAGAAAGACAAAGAGTAATTCAGCGGAACCGAACTGAACGTCTCAGCGAAATACTTGACTGGGAGaatctttttatttactataaAAGGGCAAGACTTATGGCTCTTAGTACAGTTTATTCAGACACTGTCCTGGACAACGAAGAAGGCTCTTCACTTGCAAGACAACCACACCCTGTATCTGAACCTGAATCTTCCAGACCTGTAACTACCACAGTTCTTGGCAGTCAAGATGAAGTTGATAATGAAAAGGAACTAGAAGAACTTGGAAACAGAGCCagtagaaatatataa